A single window of Pontibacillus chungwhensis DNA harbors:
- the hpaB gene encoding 4-hydroxyphenylacetate 3-monooxygenase, oxygenase component: MPAKTGDQYMERIKKAKNNIYIGGERVEDPTTHPSFKNVVKSMAGLYDLQHEKADKMLYTSPTSGDKVGMTFMRPETIEDLIKRREAITEWAKATGGMMGRSPDYLNAEVMAMGTASDLFAEADPMFAENARNYYEYCRENDISLTHTLIHPQVNRAKAQHEQKDANNALHLVEKREDGIIVDGIRLLATQGGITDEILVFPSTVKKSGELDDPYSLAFAVPNNTEGLKFISRESFDYGKNEWDHPLSSRFEEGDAIVSFENVFVPWERVFVCENSSICNRTFAETGAVVHMSHQVVSKNVVKTEFLLGIILQVMDAIGIDQFQHVKDKGTEVMLTLETMKSHLYKAEHNAKLDKWGTMTPDFEALNAARNWYPRVYPRITEILRILGASGLMGIPTEADFQHEEIGPIINRAMQGKNLDGYERVQLFRLAWDATLSAFGSRQAHYEYYFFGDPIKMGMTYFDQYDKDPYKDFVQDFLNKSGSKKPNVTSV; encoded by the coding sequence ATGCCAGCTAAAACAGGCGATCAGTATATGGAACGAATTAAAAAAGCGAAGAACAATATCTATATCGGAGGGGAACGGGTCGAGGATCCAACGACCCATCCTTCTTTCAAAAACGTCGTCAAATCGATGGCGGGCTTGTACGACCTTCAGCACGAAAAAGCAGATAAAATGCTGTACACCTCTCCAACCTCAGGAGATAAGGTCGGCATGACGTTCATGCGTCCTGAAACGATTGAGGATCTGATTAAACGCCGTGAAGCGATCACAGAATGGGCCAAAGCGACAGGTGGCATGATGGGACGCTCACCAGATTACTTGAATGCGGAAGTGATGGCAATGGGGACAGCTTCAGACTTATTCGCTGAAGCGGATCCGATGTTTGCGGAGAATGCCCGTAACTATTACGAGTACTGCCGTGAAAATGATATTAGCCTGACCCACACGCTCATTCATCCGCAGGTAAACCGTGCGAAAGCCCAGCACGAGCAGAAGGATGCCAATAACGCCCTTCACCTTGTCGAGAAGCGTGAAGACGGCATTATTGTCGATGGCATTCGCTTACTCGCGACTCAAGGCGGCATCACAGACGAAATTCTCGTCTTCCCGTCGACTGTGAAGAAATCTGGCGAGCTCGATGATCCGTATTCCTTAGCATTTGCCGTTCCTAATAACACAGAAGGCTTGAAATTCATTAGCCGTGAGTCGTTTGATTACGGCAAAAACGAGTGGGACCACCCATTATCCTCACGCTTTGAAGAAGGAGACGCGATCGTTTCTTTTGAAAACGTTTTCGTTCCGTGGGAGCGCGTATTCGTTTGTGAGAACTCGTCGATCTGTAACCGTACATTCGCTGAGACAGGCGCCGTGGTTCATATGTCTCACCAAGTTGTCTCGAAGAATGTTGTGAAAACAGAATTTCTTCTTGGCATTATCCTGCAGGTAATGGATGCGATCGGCATTGATCAGTTCCAGCACGTGAAGGACAAGGGGACAGAAGTGATGCTGACCCTTGAGACGATGAAGTCCCATCTTTATAAAGCAGAACACAATGCAAAACTGGATAAATGGGGGACGATGACGCCAGACTTTGAAGCGTTAAATGCAGCCCGCAACTGGTACCCGCGTGTTTACCCTCGTATCACAGAAATTTTAAGAATCCTCGGCGCATCAGGATTGATGGGAATTCCGACAGAGGCAGACTTCCAGCACGAGGAGATCGGACCGATTATTAACCGTGCGATGCAAGGGAAGAACCTTGATGGCTATGAGCGTGTTCAACTGTTCCGTTTAGCCTGGGATGCTACACTTAGTGCCTTCGGATCACGTCAGGCTCACTATGAGTACTATTTCTTCGGCGATCCGATTAAGATGGGCATGACCTATTTCGATCAGTACGACAAAGATCCGTACAAAGACTTTGTACAGGATTTCCTTAATAAAAGCGGTTCGAAAAAGCCGAATGTTACGAGTGTATAG
- the hpaD gene encoding 3,4-dihydroxyphenylacetate 2,3-dioxygenase — translation MTFNIIRSARAVLHVKDLDASRTFYEALGFVETESDDEHIYYRGLEEHNHHSLLLKKGDEASVEVISYKVMSEADLDQLASLFDRKGYKVKWVEAGAQKAIGRSFRVQDVSGIPVEFFSKMDTVDRMLQRYDQYRGARVQRIDHFNCMVSDVQKAYDFYTEELGFKCSEYTSSDDEAIWAAWLHRKPSVHDVAFMNGDGPRLHHIGFWLSDQLSLIHACDVLASMGYVDSIERGPGRHGLSNAFFLYLRDPDGHRIELYNGDYLTSDPDFKPIRWDINDPMRQTFWGHEAPDRWFNEASLVQNVYTGKTLPLQEPTLKKKKPTFII, via the coding sequence ATGACGTTTAATATTATTCGTTCAGCCCGTGCCGTGCTCCATGTGAAAGATTTAGACGCTTCTCGCACCTTTTACGAAGCACTTGGTTTTGTCGAGACAGAATCAGATGACGAGCACATTTACTACAGAGGTCTAGAAGAACACAATCACCACAGCCTGCTTTTGAAAAAAGGCGACGAAGCCTCTGTTGAAGTCATCAGCTACAAAGTGATGTCAGAAGCTGACCTCGACCAGCTGGCAAGCTTGTTTGACAGGAAAGGCTACAAGGTCAAGTGGGTGGAAGCAGGCGCTCAAAAAGCAATCGGACGCTCCTTCCGTGTTCAGGATGTTTCCGGGATTCCGGTTGAATTCTTCTCTAAAATGGACACAGTGGACCGCATGCTCCAGCGCTATGACCAGTACCGCGGAGCCCGTGTGCAGCGCATCGATCACTTTAACTGTATGGTGTCAGATGTACAAAAAGCCTATGACTTCTATACAGAAGAGCTTGGCTTTAAGTGCTCGGAGTACACCTCTTCAGATGACGAAGCGATCTGGGCCGCTTGGCTGCACCGTAAACCAAGTGTGCATGACGTTGCCTTCATGAACGGCGACGGCCCACGTCTTCATCACATCGGGTTCTGGCTTAGTGATCAGCTAAGTCTGATTCATGCCTGTGACGTGCTCGCTTCCATGGGATACGTCGACAGCATCGAACGAGGACCTGGACGACACGGATTGTCGAATGCTTTCTTCCTATATTTGAGGGATCCTGATGGTCACCGGATTGAGTTGTACAATGGAGATTATTTAACAAGTGACCCGGACTTTAAGCCAATTCGCTGGGATATTAATGATCCAATGCGGCAGACGTTCTGGGGGCACGAAGCGCCTGATCGTTGGTTTAATGAGGCTTCTCTGGTGCAGAACGTCTACACAGGTAAGACGCTCCCACTCCAAGAGCCCACCCTGAAGAAAAAGAAACCAACCTTCATAATCTAG
- a CDS encoding aldehyde dehydrogenase family protein, which translates to MLNTVEKKQLYIGGEWMEGERYAPLFSPYNGKKLADIPQGTEEDVDRAIGAAEVAAQLMRALPSHERAGILERLAGLLEERQEEAAMIIANEAAKPIKAARVEVKRTVQTYTFAAMEARNRYGETIPMDAAPGGENRVGYTVREPLGVIGAITPFNFPMNLVAHKIGPAIAAGNAVVLKPASGTPLSAFFLAELLEEAGLPKGACNVVTGSGRVVGDRLVKDSRVKMITFTGSAETGVGIRNQAGLKRVTLELGSNAALIVDEGVDLAEVAKRAVTGAFAYQGQVCISLQRIYVHDAVYQAFLRAFVAETEKLKTGDPLDPETDVSSLITKEDTERALSWVEEAIEGGAVLETGGMIEGNVMRPTVITNASRTMKVSCKEVFAPVVVINRIQSIEEGIEAVNDSRYGLQAGIFTPNIGHAFEAADQLQVGGVLINDIPTYRVDHMPYGGVKESGTGREGIRYSIDEMTEMKLIIINKNK; encoded by the coding sequence ATGTTGAATACGGTTGAGAAGAAACAGTTGTATATAGGTGGCGAGTGGATGGAAGGGGAGCGTTATGCGCCCCTTTTTTCTCCTTATAACGGCAAAAAACTTGCCGATATTCCTCAAGGAACAGAGGAGGATGTGGACCGGGCGATTGGGGCGGCGGAGGTTGCGGCTCAGTTGATGCGCGCTCTGCCTTCTCATGAGAGAGCGGGGATTTTGGAACGTCTTGCTGGTTTACTAGAGGAACGCCAAGAGGAAGCGGCTATGATCATTGCGAATGAAGCCGCGAAGCCGATTAAGGCAGCTCGGGTTGAAGTGAAACGGACGGTTCAGACGTATACATTTGCGGCGATGGAAGCGCGCAATCGGTACGGAGAGACCATTCCTATGGATGCAGCGCCTGGCGGGGAGAATCGGGTGGGTTATACGGTAAGAGAGCCTCTTGGAGTAATTGGGGCGATTACACCATTTAATTTTCCTATGAATCTTGTAGCTCATAAAATCGGGCCGGCTATTGCTGCTGGTAATGCGGTTGTGCTGAAGCCAGCGTCTGGTACTCCTCTTTCTGCGTTTTTCTTGGCTGAGCTTTTAGAAGAAGCAGGACTACCTAAGGGTGCTTGCAATGTGGTAACAGGTAGTGGTCGCGTTGTAGGTGACCGTCTTGTGAAGGATTCTAGAGTGAAGATGATTACGTTTACGGGAAGTGCTGAAACGGGTGTAGGGATCCGGAACCAGGCAGGACTGAAGCGGGTGACGCTTGAACTTGGTTCAAATGCAGCGCTTATTGTAGACGAAGGTGTGGATCTTGCAGAAGTTGCAAAGCGTGCCGTTACAGGAGCTTTTGCTTATCAGGGGCAGGTTTGTATATCCCTGCAACGGATTTATGTTCACGATGCCGTCTATCAAGCTTTCCTTCGCGCTTTTGTTGCAGAAACAGAGAAGTTGAAGACGGGAGATCCTCTTGATCCAGAGACGGATGTTTCCTCTCTTATCACGAAAGAAGATACAGAACGAGCCTTATCATGGGTCGAAGAAGCAATTGAAGGTGGAGCGGTACTTGAAACAGGTGGTATGATAGAAGGGAATGTCATGCGTCCAACGGTGATCACGAATGCCAGTCGAACGATGAAGGTTTCATGTAAAGAGGTGTTCGCTCCAGTCGTTGTGATTAACCGGATTCAATCCATAGAAGAAGGGATTGAAGCAGTGAATGATTCTCGTTACGGCCTGCAAGCCGGTATATTCACTCCAAATATCGGCCACGCCTTTGAGGCAGCAGATCAACTTCAAGTTGGGGGAGTCCTGATTAATGACATTCCAACTTACCGGGTGGATCATATGCCGTATGGCGGAGTGAAAGAAAGTGGTACCGGACGGGAAGGAATTCGCTACTCAATTGACGAAATGACAGAGATGAAACTTATCATTATTAATAAAAACAAATGA
- a CDS encoding flavin reductase family protein, with translation MDDRMFKTAMSKFATGVTVVTTETDNEVRGMTANAFMSVSMEPKLIAVSVAKKARMHEYIKESGQFVVNILSNEQEDMSNYFAGMVKEKWELTFDRFEEQPAIKDSIVNIACSLYGSHEAGDHTIYIGEVKNLSVKDGVPLGYYQGKYCKISE, from the coding sequence ATGGACGATCGCATGTTTAAAACCGCAATGAGTAAATTCGCAACAGGGGTTACGGTTGTAACGACAGAAACGGATAACGAAGTGCGTGGCATGACAGCTAACGCGTTTATGTCTGTTTCCATGGAACCGAAATTAATCGCTGTATCTGTCGCGAAGAAAGCTAGAATGCACGAATATATTAAAGAATCAGGCCAGTTTGTTGTAAATATCTTATCAAATGAACAAGAAGATATGTCGAACTACTTCGCTGGCATGGTAAAAGAAAAATGGGAGCTTACGTTTGACCGCTTTGAAGAACAGCCGGCGATTAAAGACTCTATCGTAAACATCGCTTGTAGCCTTTATGGTAGCCACGAAGCAGGTGACCACACGATTTATATCGGTGAAGTGAAGAACCTAAGTGTTAAGGACGGGGTTCCACTAGGGTATTATCAAGGAAAGTATTGCAAGATTAGTGAATAA
- a CDS encoding lamin tail domain-containing protein: MKRKKLAPIMTATVLLGSVFASVPQQIVSAEEVHTEDLLISEYLNGDGNAKAIELFNGTGSDVDLGDYSLEIYKDGSEVATDVIPLDDTLEDGRAAAIANPSDGEVARNALYTSEVLTHDGNDTFVLKHGDEVVDSFGQIGNEQGWDTKHVYRDRTILKGDTDPTDAFDLSAEWVPYWYNYYDNLGRHHVIAEDAPAEDTIEQAREEGYYNLVTIEGVITTTNGMTFIQDKTGGILLEGQLGGYDVSVGDYVRVEGRIDSYGYPNIYNYTSSIESKDNPLPEPAAIYNFDKLSPSLAGERVHLYNLTVGEKDEYDRTILNDASGSTIPVNGDSALPELEAGERVDVTAIYRNNGDYQTLYIDKAEDVERHLFIHDVQGEEMTSPYEGKEVEAISGIVTYLDGKGFYMEGEKDRNEITSEGLYVESSVNVSVGDQVYVNGTVQESKVERVQMKRTQTMTQIGNSDVKIVSQDNPLPEALQFGKDTMGKEELEELAMDDMNGLMRQLESVEGMRVSIGNAKVVILPSEMYTK, encoded by the coding sequence ATGAAGCGTAAAAAGCTTGCTCCAATTATGACAGCAACGGTTTTATTAGGAAGCGTGTTTGCATCCGTGCCACAGCAAATCGTATCGGCGGAAGAAGTACATACAGAAGATCTTTTAATCTCGGAATACTTAAATGGGGATGGGAATGCTAAAGCGATTGAATTATTTAATGGAACAGGAAGCGATGTTGATCTAGGGGACTATTCCCTTGAGATTTATAAGGATGGCAGCGAAGTGGCGACGGATGTGATTCCTCTTGACGATACGCTAGAAGATGGACGAGCAGCAGCGATTGCCAACCCAAGCGACGGAGAGGTGGCGCGTAATGCGCTCTACACTTCTGAAGTGTTAACTCATGATGGGAATGATACATTCGTGTTAAAGCATGGGGATGAAGTGGTCGATAGTTTTGGTCAGATCGGAAATGAACAGGGGTGGGATACGAAACACGTTTACCGGGATCGGACCATTTTAAAAGGTGATACGGACCCGACCGATGCATTTGACCTATCAGCAGAATGGGTGCCTTATTGGTACAACTATTATGATAATCTAGGTCGCCATCACGTAATAGCAGAAGACGCACCGGCTGAAGATACGATTGAACAAGCGAGAGAAGAAGGGTATTATAACCTGGTGACAATTGAAGGAGTCATTACGACCACCAATGGGATGACGTTTATTCAAGATAAGACGGGTGGTATTTTACTAGAAGGTCAACTGGGCGGTTATGATGTGTCGGTAGGAGATTATGTGCGAGTAGAAGGAAGAATAGATAGTTATGGGTATCCGAATATTTACAACTACACGTCTTCCATTGAATCAAAGGACAACCCACTTCCGGAACCTGCAGCGATTTATAATTTTGATAAACTCTCTCCCTCATTAGCCGGGGAACGTGTTCATTTGTATAATCTGACGGTGGGTGAAAAAGATGAATATGATCGGACCATCCTTAACGATGCATCCGGCTCTACCATTCCCGTTAACGGGGATTCAGCACTTCCGGAACTAGAAGCTGGAGAACGTGTGGATGTAACAGCTATTTATAGAAATAACGGTGACTACCAAACCCTTTATATCGACAAAGCAGAAGATGTTGAGCGTCACCTCTTTATTCACGATGTTCAAGGAGAGGAAATGACTTCTCCGTATGAAGGTAAGGAAGTTGAAGCGATTAGTGGAATCGTTACGTACCTCGATGGAAAAGGCTTCTATATGGAGGGGGAGAAGGACCGGAACGAAATTACATCAGAAGGGCTTTATGTTGAGTCGTCCGTTAATGTCTCCGTTGGAGATCAAGTGTACGTTAATGGCACTGTTCAGGAATCAAAAGTGGAACGAGTGCAAATGAAACGAACTCAGACAATGACCCAAATCGGAAACTCCGATGTGAAAATCGTATCTCAAGATAACCCATTACCTGAAGCTCTTCAGTTTGGGAAAGATACCATGGGGAAAGAAGAATTAGAAGAACTAGCTATGGACGATATGAATGGACTTATGAGGCAGCTTGAAAGCGTAGAAGGCATGCGCGTATCGATCGGGAATGCTAAAGTTGTCATCCTGCCATCTGAAATGTATACAAAATAG
- a CDS encoding MerR family transcriptional regulator — translation MTTYTISELANTFGVSTRTIRYYEQLGMLEPERTESGQRVYGKKEKTRLVLIFRGKKFGFKLEEIREMVQLFDQDPSGARQLERTIQYGEEKIREVTERIEELTDMRCEMEGMLDQFRRKLHN, via the coding sequence GTGACAACGTACACCATTTCTGAGCTAGCGAACACATTTGGCGTGAGTACGCGAACCATCAGGTACTATGAACAGCTTGGGATGCTTGAGCCGGAGAGAACTGAATCGGGTCAGCGGGTTTATGGGAAGAAAGAGAAGACCCGTCTTGTGCTTATTTTTCGCGGGAAGAAGTTTGGATTTAAACTCGAGGAAATTCGAGAGATGGTCCAGCTGTTTGATCAGGATCCGTCCGGAGCCAGGCAACTGGAGCGGACGATTCAATATGGAGAGGAGAAGATCAGGGAGGTGACCGAGCGAATCGAAGAGTTAACGGACATGCGTTGTGAAATGGAAGGGATGTTGGATCAGTTTCGTAGGAAGTTACACAATTAA
- a CDS encoding class I adenylate-forming enzyme family protein, with translation MNGSQLLAMQARRSPHHEAIVSNGKRVTYEEWDQTVNRLANGLASLGVGKGDKVILHMPNTEEFLYTYFATQRLDAIIVPINAKLVYDEILYIVEHSDAKAFFTHDLLFPQVAPLADSDLLCVKTGGADDGWRSLDALIKASPDTPRASTTTEDDEVALLYTSGTTGKPKGVLFTNRNIQTVATMMAIEMKMEPGSRVLHMMPLSHSAPLHLFMMSTTYVGGTHILAPTFTPELLLELVSKEHVTHFFGAPVAYLLTAKHKSVKEYDLSTMQYWVYGGAPLGTEEVKFVKEQFQTERLMCVYGLTEAGPNGTLLLPEEHDGKAGSIGRRPALNSEIDIVDENGDPVPPGQIGEIVLRGEGVMKGYYKDPIKTQEVLKDGWLYTGDVGKRDQDGFFWVIDRKKDLIISGGVNIFPKEIEEALLSHPSIADVAVVGIPHPDWGETVKAFVVPQNVEELLSEELSSFLKGKIADYKIPRVYEVLGSLPRNATGKLLKHQLRHSEMKEV, from the coding sequence ATGAATGGATCACAGCTGTTAGCCATGCAAGCACGTAGAAGCCCTCACCACGAAGCGATTGTCTCAAATGGGAAACGAGTGACGTACGAGGAATGGGATCAGACGGTGAACCGATTAGCCAATGGACTGGCTTCATTGGGTGTAGGCAAAGGGGACAAGGTTATTCTCCATATGCCGAACACTGAAGAATTTCTGTATACGTATTTCGCCACGCAGCGACTTGATGCCATAATCGTTCCCATTAACGCGAAGCTTGTGTATGATGAAATTCTTTATATCGTCGAGCATAGTGATGCGAAGGCGTTCTTCACCCATGACTTATTATTCCCTCAAGTCGCACCGCTCGCTGATTCGGACTTGCTTTGTGTCAAAACTGGAGGCGCTGATGACGGATGGCGCTCACTCGATGCGCTGATCAAAGCCTCTCCTGATACACCTCGTGCTTCGACGACAACAGAAGATGACGAGGTTGCACTCCTTTATACATCAGGCACCACAGGAAAGCCTAAAGGGGTATTGTTTACGAACCGTAATATTCAAACCGTTGCCACGATGATGGCGATTGAGATGAAAATGGAGCCCGGAAGCCGCGTGCTCCATATGATGCCACTTAGCCACTCTGCCCCACTTCACTTATTTATGATGTCCACGACGTACGTTGGTGGCACTCATATCCTAGCACCAACCTTCACCCCAGAACTACTCCTTGAGCTTGTTTCAAAAGAACACGTCACGCATTTCTTCGGCGCGCCCGTTGCCTATTTGTTAACCGCCAAACATAAAAGTGTAAAAGAATATGACTTAAGCACCATGCAATACTGGGTCTACGGCGGTGCACCGCTTGGGACAGAAGAAGTGAAGTTTGTGAAAGAACAGTTTCAGACAGAACGCCTCATGTGTGTGTATGGACTCACAGAAGCCGGTCCAAACGGTACGCTTCTCTTACCAGAGGAACACGACGGGAAAGCTGGAAGTATTGGCAGACGTCCAGCTTTAAATAGTGAAATTGACATTGTCGATGAAAACGGAGATCCCGTTCCACCTGGTCAAATAGGCGAGATTGTCCTTAGAGGAGAAGGGGTGATGAAGGGCTACTACAAAGACCCTATAAAGACCCAAGAAGTTCTAAAGGATGGCTGGCTGTATACGGGAGATGTCGGAAAGCGGGATCAGGATGGTTTCTTTTGGGTGATCGATCGGAAGAAAGACCTCATCATTTCAGGAGGCGTAAACATTTTCCCAAAAGAAATTGAAGAAGCGCTCTTGTCCCATCCTTCGATTGCTGATGTGGCTGTCGTCGGCATCCCGCATCCCGACTGGGGAGAGACGGTGAAGGCGTTTGTCGTTCCGCAAAATGTTGAAGAGCTTTTATCAGAAGAACTGTCCTCGTTCCTGAAAGGGAAAATAGCCGATTATAAAATTCCTAGAGTCTATGAAGTGTTGGGGTCACTCCCAAGAAATGCGACGGGTAAATTGTTGAAGCATCAGCTGCGACACTCTGAAATGAAGGAGGTATAA
- a CDS encoding acyl-CoA dehydrogenase family protein: protein MNYFREDPNLSFILDQYLDDDFAEWAKRELDEYGELCASEIDERAAHTDREGQPKLIKYDKMGNDISYVWVNDGYKKTLQQTYDRGIVGYVHKPIPELGRKGDYIYSYAQGYLLSHTEPGFYCPVTLTMATAYLIDHYANDALKETYLPHVLATGDVELYEGATFLTERQGGSDVGANETKAIPDGDSYRLYGEKYFASNAGMCGVAMVLARIEGAGGGSRGLSLFLVPWKDGSHTAEGISIRRLKDKLGVRAVPSAEVEFDGAKAYLVGESERGIYYMMEALNLSRVCNAVASIGIMQRAYLEAKQYAYDRVTFGSALKDFPMVQDTLVSLKAKQEVETSSVFKLISLFDKISNDQASASKRDVALQRLLIAILKKETAEQAIHFCHESIEMHGGNGYIEDFVMPRLLRDAQVLTVWEGTANILGLEVLKLIKKFQVHTLFMEEMKASLDALPEDLQPLSSLIYEKTDELEQEIAKLASFSEEEQTFYAKHLAEKMAAIYESVVALEDAVKGGPRKKAIAEVFLQKTWKKGELDLERKSLAYFEMIVEGKETEVGVK, encoded by the coding sequence ATGAATTATTTTCGTGAAGATCCGAATCTGTCCTTTATTTTAGACCAGTATCTAGACGATGATTTTGCAGAATGGGCAAAGCGGGAGCTTGATGAGTACGGAGAGTTATGTGCGTCTGAAATCGATGAGCGCGCTGCTCACACCGACCGGGAAGGGCAGCCGAAGCTAATCAAGTACGACAAAATGGGCAACGACATTTCCTATGTGTGGGTGAATGATGGGTATAAAAAGACCCTTCAGCAAACGTATGATAGAGGAATTGTCGGGTATGTGCATAAGCCGATCCCTGAGCTTGGACGAAAGGGAGATTATATTTATTCCTATGCCCAAGGCTATCTTCTTTCCCATACAGAACCTGGGTTCTACTGCCCGGTGACGTTAACGATGGCGACCGCCTACTTAATCGATCATTACGCCAATGATGCGTTAAAAGAAACGTACTTGCCTCACGTCTTAGCTACTGGGGACGTAGAGTTGTATGAAGGTGCAACGTTTCTAACTGAACGGCAAGGCGGCTCAGATGTCGGAGCGAATGAGACAAAAGCTATTCCGGATGGTGATTCCTATCGCCTTTATGGAGAGAAGTATTTTGCCAGTAACGCGGGGATGTGCGGGGTAGCGATGGTCCTTGCGAGGATCGAAGGAGCCGGAGGCGGTTCCCGGGGATTGAGTTTGTTCCTTGTCCCCTGGAAGGATGGATCCCATACGGCAGAAGGGATATCCATTCGTCGGTTAAAAGATAAACTCGGTGTCCGGGCAGTTCCGTCTGCAGAGGTGGAGTTTGACGGTGCAAAGGCTTATCTCGTTGGAGAATCAGAGCGCGGCATCTACTACATGATGGAAGCTCTCAATCTATCGAGGGTGTGTAATGCTGTGGCATCGATCGGGATCATGCAGCGAGCCTATCTTGAAGCAAAGCAATACGCCTACGACCGGGTTACATTCGGCAGCGCACTGAAAGATTTCCCGATGGTTCAGGATACCCTTGTTTCGTTAAAAGCGAAGCAAGAAGTCGAAACGAGCAGTGTATTCAAGCTCATTTCCCTTTTTGACAAGATTTCTAATGATCAAGCATCAGCCTCAAAGCGGGATGTTGCCTTACAACGCCTGCTTATAGCGATTTTGAAAAAAGAAACGGCCGAACAAGCTATTCATTTCTGTCATGAAAGCATTGAGATGCACGGTGGAAATGGGTATATTGAAGACTTCGTTATGCCTCGTTTATTAAGAGACGCACAAGTGCTAACCGTTTGGGAAGGGACAGCCAATATTCTTGGCCTTGAGGTATTGAAGCTGATAAAGAAATTCCAGGTTCACACCCTTTTCATGGAAGAAATGAAGGCTTCCTTAGATGCGTTACCAGAGGATCTGCAACCATTGTCGTCTCTCATTTATGAGAAGACGGATGAACTAGAACAAGAGATTGCAAAACTCGCCTCTTTCAGTGAAGAAGAGCAAACGTTCTACGCCAAGCACCTCGCTGAAAAAATGGCCGCGATCTACGAGAGCGTGGTGGCCCTTGAAGATGCAGTCAAAGGAGGACCACGCAAAAAAGCCATTGCTGAAGTGTTCTTGCAGAAGACTTGGAAGAAGGGAGAGCTTGATTTAGAGCGGAAGTCGTTAGCTTATTTTGAGATGATTGTGGAAGGGAAAGAGACGGAGGTAGGTGTAAAATAA
- the murB gene encoding UDP-N-acetylmuramate dehydrogenase, with translation MTKQKWYDDLSTLVKKDNVKKDEPLKTYTFTHTGGEADVLVSPQSNREAGDVLSYCYENEVPVTILGNGSNMIVKDGGIRGVTLFLGKMDDISHSGNKITAQAGAKIIDTSRYALDQTLTGLEFACGIPGTVGGALYMNAGAYGGEVSDVLESAVVVTDKGELLAVRAEELDLGYRTSNIAEKNLLVLEATFALEPGEYDVIKEKMDDLTFKRESKQPLEYPSCGSVFKRPPGYFAGKLIQDSELQGVQIGGVQVSKKHAGFMVNVGGGTATDYVNLIKHVQETVKGKFGVDLETEVKIIGED, from the coding sequence ATGACTAAACAAAAGTGGTACGACGATCTATCAACATTAGTAAAGAAGGACAACGTGAAAAAAGATGAACCGTTAAAAACGTATACCTTCACACATACAGGCGGAGAAGCAGACGTCTTAGTTTCTCCTCAAAGTAACAGAGAAGCAGGCGACGTGCTATCCTACTGTTATGAAAATGAAGTACCCGTAACCATTCTTGGAAATGGGTCAAACATGATCGTGAAAGATGGCGGAATCAGAGGGGTTACCCTATTCTTAGGTAAGATGGATGACATCAGTCATTCAGGCAACAAGATTACAGCTCAAGCAGGCGCGAAGATTATTGATACCTCAAGATATGCGCTAGACCAAACACTGACTGGGTTAGAGTTTGCTTGTGGCATTCCTGGGACAGTAGGTGGAGCCCTTTATATGAATGCAGGCGCCTATGGCGGTGAGGTATCCGATGTACTTGAAAGTGCCGTTGTCGTGACGGACAAAGGAGAACTTCTTGCTGTACGCGCAGAGGAGCTTGATTTAGGTTACAGAACAAGTAACATCGCAGAGAAGAACCTTCTTGTCTTAGAAGCCACATTCGCTCTCGAGCCAGGGGAATATGATGTGATTAAGGAAAAGATGGACGATTTAACGTTCAAACGTGAGTCGAAGCAGCCTCTTGAGTATCCGTCTTGTGGCAGTGTCTTTAAACGACCACCGGGCTATTTTGCTGGAAAACTCATTCAAGATAGTGAATTACAAGGTGTTCAAATTGGTGGCGTTCAGGTTTCTAAGAAACACGCTGGATTTATGGTTAACGTTGGCGGCGGAACGGCCACAGACTACGTCAACTTAATTAAGCACGTTCAAGAAACCGTTAAAGGAAAGTTTGGAGTAGACCTCGAAACAGAAGTGAAGATAATAGGGGAAGATTAA